A single Pseudomonas sp. HN11 DNA region contains:
- a CDS encoding LysE family translocator — protein sequence MPEVSSWLAYALISLGMVLTPGPNMIYLISRSICQGRTAGLISLGGVALGFLVYMVCAALGITALVMAVPFAYDALRFGGALYLAYMAWQAIRPGGRSPFQVRDLPMDSPRKLFTMGLVTNLLNPKVAVMYLSLLPQFIDPNGHGSVLAQSLVLGFTQIFISVSVNAMIATMAGAIAVFFVTRPGWQVVQRWLMGSVLMGLAVRMAVEERR from the coding sequence ATGCCTGAAGTGTCCAGCTGGCTGGCCTATGCGCTCATCTCGCTCGGCATGGTGCTCACGCCCGGGCCGAACATGATTTACCTCATCTCTCGATCGATTTGCCAGGGGCGCACGGCGGGGCTGATTTCCCTGGGTGGCGTGGCGTTGGGTTTTTTGGTCTACATGGTGTGCGCGGCGTTGGGGATCACGGCCTTGGTCATGGCAGTGCCGTTTGCCTATGACGCGCTGCGCTTCGGCGGTGCGTTGTACCTGGCCTACATGGCTTGGCAGGCCATACGGCCGGGCGGGCGCTCGCCATTCCAGGTGCGGGACTTGCCCATGGACAGCCCGCGCAAGCTGTTCACCATGGGTTTGGTGACCAACCTGCTCAACCCCAAGGTGGCGGTGATGTATTTGTCGTTGCTGCCCCAGTTCATCGACCCGAATGGCCATGGCAGTGTGCTGGCGCAATCCCTGGTGCTGGGCTTTACGCAGATTTTCATCAGCGTGAGCGTCAACGCGATGATTGCCACGATGGCGGGGGCGATCGCGGTGTTTTTCGTCACCCGGCCGGGTTGGCAGGTGGTGCAGCGCTGGCTGATGGGCTCGGTGCTGATGGGACTGGCGGTGCGGATGGCGGTGGAAGAACGGCGGTAG